The following coding sequences are from one Sphingomonadaceae bacterium OTU29LAMAA1 window:
- a CDS encoding MFS transporter, with amino-acid sequence MTGLAAPAATGAQRGAIDQPAHWGAVYAMALCSFVLVASEFMPVSLLSPIAHTLQLTEGQAGQAIAISGVFAVVTSLSLSFILGDLDRRLVLLLLTGLLIVSGVIVAFAPSYLIFMGGRALLGIAIGGFWSMSAAIAMRLVPDASVPKALAVINGGNALATVLAAPLGSFMGSLIGWRGAFFCVVPVAAAAVIWQALALPKLPAVARQGGNGMAALLRRPPVLFGLGTVALLFVGQFSLFTYLRPFLEQVTHVSVSMLSIMLLIVGVSGFIGTLLIGRVLEHRLYVTLGVLPAAMAAVAVALTLFGGSTIATAALLAVWGFAGTAAPVAWWTWLARTAPDEAEAGGGLMVAIVQLAITLGATIGGIVFDTAGAVPEFLTSGALLALAALAAFAVARMHSRAPATRGTATA; translated from the coding sequence ATGACAGGCTTGGCCGCTCCCGCGGCGACCGGCGCCCAGCGCGGCGCAATCGATCAACCGGCCCATTGGGGTGCTGTCTATGCGATGGCGCTGTGCAGCTTCGTGCTCGTAGCATCCGAGTTCATGCCCGTCAGCCTGTTGAGCCCGATCGCTCATACGCTTCAGCTCACCGAGGGACAGGCGGGCCAGGCTATCGCCATCTCCGGCGTGTTCGCCGTGGTGACGAGCCTTTCGCTCTCCTTCATCCTCGGCGATCTGGACCGGCGACTGGTCCTGCTCCTGCTGACCGGGCTGCTGATCGTGTCTGGTGTCATCGTCGCGTTCGCGCCGAGCTACCTGATCTTCATGGGTGGCCGAGCTCTGCTCGGCATCGCCATCGGCGGCTTCTGGTCGATGTCCGCGGCCATCGCGATGCGGCTGGTGCCGGACGCCTCCGTTCCCAAGGCCTTGGCGGTCATCAACGGCGGCAACGCTCTTGCTACCGTGCTTGCTGCCCCTCTTGGCAGCTTCATGGGTAGTCTTATCGGCTGGCGCGGCGCCTTCTTCTGCGTTGTGCCGGTCGCGGCCGCCGCAGTGATCTGGCAGGCTCTCGCCCTTCCCAAGCTGCCTGCTGTCGCGCGACAGGGCGGCAACGGCATGGCCGCGCTGCTGCGCCGCCCGCCGGTCCTATTCGGGCTCGGCACGGTTGCGCTGCTGTTCGTGGGGCAGTTCTCGCTGTTCACCTACCTGCGCCCCTTCCTGGAGCAGGTCACGCACGTCAGCGTGTCGATGCTGTCTATCATGCTCCTGATCGTCGGTGTCTCCGGCTTCATCGGCACGCTGCTGATTGGCCGCGTCCTCGAGCATAGGCTCTACGTGACCCTTGGCGTGCTGCCGGCCGCCATGGCTGCCGTAGCGGTGGCCCTGACACTGTTCGGCGGATCGACGATCGCAACCGCCGCGCTGCTCGCGGTATGGGGCTTTGCCGGAACGGCGGCACCGGTGGCCTGGTGGACCTGGCTCGCGCGCACCGCTCCCGACGAAGCGGAAGCCGGCGGCGGTTTGATGGTGGCGATCGTCCAGCTTGCAATCACCCTCGGGGCCACAATCGGCGGCATCGTGTTCGACACTGCCGGCGCTGTCCCCGAGTTCCTCACCAGCGGTGCGCTCCTCGCCCTCGCAGCGCTGGCCGCCTTCGCGGTGGCACGCATGCACAGCCGCGCTCCGGCTACGCGAGGGACTGCGACCGCGTGA
- a CDS encoding RibD family protein, producing MKPHIICHMASSLDGRILPERWTPSDAHSHAAYEDLHVRLGGGSWIVGRVTGQEFAKGDTYPAQTDERLPRISWLPNKSADAYGIVTDAHGKIVWGRSDVGGDPIVVVLTEQVSDAHLAGLRADGVGYIFAGKDELNLRQALAILGEELGLDRLLFEGGGHLNGAFLRAGLVDEVSLMLVPAIDGIAGAPAIFDGPAADASAIPAMKRLTLESHEVLDNGIVWLRYRVANTPIS from the coding sequence ATGAAGCCACACATCATCTGTCACATGGCCAGCAGTCTCGACGGGCGCATCCTGCCCGAGCGCTGGACACCGAGCGATGCCCATTCGCACGCTGCCTACGAAGATCTGCATGTCCGCCTCGGTGGGGGATCATGGATCGTCGGCCGCGTCACAGGGCAGGAGTTTGCCAAAGGTGACACCTACCCCGCGCAGACCGACGAACGGCTCCCACGCATATCCTGGCTGCCGAACAAGTCAGCAGACGCCTACGGGATCGTCACCGATGCGCACGGGAAGATCGTGTGGGGGCGCAGCGACGTCGGGGGCGACCCGATTGTCGTCGTCCTGACCGAGCAGGTGTCGGACGCGCATCTCGCGGGATTACGCGCTGACGGTGTCGGCTATATCTTCGCCGGAAAGGACGAGCTGAATCTTCGGCAGGCGCTGGCCATACTTGGCGAAGAGCTCGGGCTTGATCGCCTTCTCTTCGAAGGCGGCGGACATCTCAACGGTGCGTTCCTGCGCGCCGGGCTGGTCGATGAAGTCAGCTTGATGCTTGTGCCCGCGATCGATGGGATCGCCGGGGCTCCTGCAATCTTCGACGGTCCGGCAGCAGACGCATCAGCGATTCCCGCCATGAAACGGCTGACACTGGAAAGCCACGAAGTGTTGGACAATGGTATCGTCTGGCTTCGCTACCGGGTCGCGAATACCCCAATATCGTAG